From the genome of Verrucomicrobiota bacterium:
CCGACAAGCTCCTCGCGCCTCCGCGACCCGGAGCTGACAGTCTGTTCCTTGCAAGCTTTCAAAACCGCTCCGAGCTGATGTTCCGATCCTGCTGATGCTGGTGTCGTCGAAGCAAGTTTCGACGGGTCCGAGTAACCTGGAGGCAAGGAAGGTTGGCATGGACTTGGAGTGAAGTGCATTCGATGACAAGGCGAGTCCGTCCCGAGGAACCGCAGGACATGGAATCTTCACGTTCGACTTCAGCTCGCTGAGGAGCGACTTGTCCTGCTGACCATTTGACCATTTCTCGGTCCTGGTGACCCGGGCAGAGATCTGACCCCGACCTGGAAGCTCCAGGCGAAGAGGATTCAGCATTTTGAACGGACTGCAATTCAATCTTGGCTCCTTCATCCAAGATGGCGCGCATACACCGCTTCAATCCGATCCAGCATCGCGTCCAGCCCATGGCGTGCTTCCACCAAAGCCCGGCCGCGTTCGCACAATGCCGCCGTGACCACGCGCGCTTCAAGGGTCTCGCGGATGGCGGCCGCCAGCGCCGGAGCATTGCCCGCCGGAATGATCCGGCCTGTTTCGCCGGGCCGGATGATTTCTGGAATGCCACCGACATCCGTGCCGATCACCGGCGTCTTCGTCGCCAAGGCTTGGAGACCGATCTGCGGAACGCCTTCGTGTTTGGTCGAGGCGATAACCAGCACCGCCAACCCACGCAGGACCTCGGGCACTTCTTCGCGATGACCAGGCAGTCCCACGCAGTCCGCCAATCTCAATTCGGCGATCTGCGCCTCAATCTGAGGCCGGATGGGTCCTTCGCCCACAATCACGAAACGCGCGGCGAATTTCGAATCCAGCAAGAGTCGCGCGGCTTGGAGGAAGGTCGAATGGCCTTTCCACGAGCGCAACACGGACACCATGCCAACGGCGGGGAGCGATGGCGGCGCCTTTCCTGAGGGCAGTTCCACCTTCGGTCCATCAGGCGCGAAGCGTTTCAAGTCGATCCCGGTCGGCATCGGGGTCACGCGCTCTTCCGGCAAATCCAGGCTTTGCCTCAAGTGGATCGCCATTTTCTCGCTCGTGGTGAACACGTGGTCCGCCAGCGTCACGAAGGCATGTCGGCTCACGCGGCGATTGGGATACGCCACCTCGATGTGGCGCGTTCGCACTAACAAGGGCACGCGCGCCAAACGGCCGGCCATTCCGACCACCCAACCGTCCCGTGAACTGTGCGTGTTCAACACGTCGGGACGGATTTTGCGGAGCCAACGCGCGGTCTTCAAAACTTCGAGGGCGAAATGCAGGCGGTTCACATCGAGAGGGCGCGTGGGAATTCCGATCGCCGCGGTCCGCTCGTAAACCTTGGCTTCGGGCGGGGCCAGGAGCCACCCCTCGCTGCCGCGTTCGCGGAAACCGGTGAGTTCGGCCAGAACCCGGTGTTCCTGACCTCCCCAG
Proteins encoded in this window:
- a CDS encoding glycosyltransferase family 4 protein, whose product is MQQMSELIPSATRRHRWRIVHSEWSLGWGGQEHRVLAELTGFRERGSEGWLLAPPEAKVYERTAAIGIPTRPLDVNRLHFALEVLKTARWLRKIRPDVLNTHSSRDGWVVGMAGRLARVPLLVRTRHIEVAYPNRRVSRHAFVTLADHVFTTSEKMAIHLRQSLDLPEERVTPMPTGIDLKRFAPDGPKVELPSGKAPPSLPAVGMVSVLRSWKGHSTFLQAARLLLDSKFAARFVIVGEGPIRPQIEAQIAELRLADCVGLPGHREEVPEVLRGLAVLVIASTKHEGVPQIGLQALATKTPVIGTDVGGIPEIIRPGETGRIIPAGNAPALAAAIRETLEARVVTAALCERGRALVEARHGLDAMLDRIEAVYARHLG